A single Methanocorpusculum vombati DNA region contains:
- a CDS encoding 60S ribosomal export protein NMD3 gives MTLTSGFCPKCGAPSENGELCGNCRVKDTVWITIQPRVQCILCPTCGSTKTAGIWSDCPVERDELAYNLINSAISIHKDVTDIQKDIHIVDISVNRSIATVFVSGTLYGVPVETTQKVKLVWAREQCDRCCRISGSYYEGVIQVRATGRKPTPFELRRAAEIAYQIEDQLQTAGDRLSFVSDIDEQKDGIDIIFSSQTIGSAISHDICGALGGTFTTHPKLVGEKAGVKLYRVTYSIRLPRFSRGDIIRHDRGYFRILRQTKDMLFVSDLATGQSRNFREEDSDVFIANIHTAEPASIIYRDAGALGILDPATQEVREIPDYAWIEADAGDTLLIVRDHDTLIPAGKTDESPQDPEESVAGMQV, from the coding sequence AAAACGGCGAACTCTGCGGAAACTGCCGCGTCAAAGACACCGTCTGGATCACCATCCAGCCCCGCGTCCAGTGCATACTCTGCCCCACCTGCGGCTCCACCAAAACCGCAGGCATCTGGAGCGACTGCCCCGTCGAACGCGACGAACTCGCATACAACCTCATCAACTCCGCAATATCCATCCACAAAGACGTAACCGACATCCAGAAAGACATTCACATCGTTGACATCAGCGTCAACCGCTCCATTGCAACCGTCTTCGTCTCCGGCACCCTCTACGGCGTCCCTGTAGAAACCACCCAGAAAGTCAAACTCGTCTGGGCGCGCGAACAGTGCGACCGCTGCTGCCGCATCTCCGGCAGCTACTACGAAGGCGTCATTCAGGTCCGGGCTACCGGCAGAAAACCCACCCCGTTTGAACTCCGCCGCGCCGCAGAAATCGCCTACCAGATAGAAGACCAGCTCCAGACCGCCGGCGACCGGCTCTCGTTTGTCTCCGACATTGACGAACAAAAAGACGGAATCGACATCATCTTCAGCTCCCAGACCATCGGCAGCGCAATCTCCCACGACATCTGCGGAGCACTCGGCGGAACCTTCACCACCCACCCCAAACTCGTCGGAGAAAAAGCCGGCGTCAAACTCTACCGCGTCACCTACTCCATCCGTCTTCCCCGCTTCTCCCGCGGTGACATCATCAGACACGACCGCGGCTACTTCCGCATCCTCCGCCAGACCAAAGACATGCTCTTCGTCTCCGACCTTGCAACCGGTCAGTCCCGCAACTTCAGGGAAGAAGACAGCGACGTCTTCATCGCAAACATCCACACCGCCGAACCCGCATCAATCATCTACCGCGATGCAGGCGCCCTCGGCATCCTTGACCCTGCAACCCAGGAAGTCCGCGAAATTCCCGACTACGCATGGATAGAAGCAGACGCAGGCGACACCCTCCTCATCGTCCGTGACCACGACACCCTCATTCCCGCAGGCAAAACCGATGAAAGTCCGCAGGATCCCGAAGAATCAGTTGCCGGAATGCAGGTCTGA
- a CDS encoding class I SAM-dependent methyltransferase, translated as MKVRRIPKNQLPECRSEPWVDQTRRPYCCGEDAYLPVRAGFPYDLDLPERQPYTGPGYQRLGDTLLLHGDAPTADALTTLIDWEHPACILHLNHHDGVMRLPDVTVLFGTPHDVTFRETGITYTLNPAKVMFSQGNRLEKQRIRNLIRPGEQVADMFAGIGYFTLSAAVAGAVVHAMEINPDSCGYLRRNAEANGVADTVTIDCGDCRTHLAGPYDRILMGHFDAPDFLSAALAHAKSGTVLHVHGLGDRTGDLTDTLQGAGFRYSLSEHKVKKYASRTWHCVWDIELR; from the coding sequence ATGAAAGTCCGCAGGATCCCGAAGAATCAGTTGCCGGAATGCAGGTCTGAACCCTGGGTTGACCAGACCCGCAGACCCTACTGCTGCGGGGAAGACGCCTACCTCCCCGTCCGGGCAGGATTCCCCTATGACCTTGACCTCCCCGAACGGCAGCCCTACACCGGCCCCGGCTACCAGCGGCTCGGCGACACCCTCCTTCTCCACGGCGACGCCCCGACCGCAGATGCACTCACCACCCTCATTGACTGGGAACATCCCGCCTGCATCCTGCACCTCAACCATCATGACGGCGTCATGCGGCTGCCTGACGTCACCGTCCTTTTTGGAACGCCCCACGACGTCACGTTCCGCGAAACCGGCATCACCTACACCCTCAACCCCGCAAAAGTCATGTTTTCGCAGGGAAACCGGCTCGAAAAACAGCGGATCAGAAACCTCATCCGTCCGGGCGAACAGGTCGCCGACATGTTCGCCGGTATCGGCTACTTCACCCTCTCCGCCGCAGTTGCCGGAGCAGTCGTGCATGCAATGGAGATCAATCCCGACTCCTGCGGATACCTGCGGAGAAACGCTGAGGCAAACGGTGTCGCAGACACCGTCACCATCGACTGCGGCGACTGCCGCACTCACCTTGCCGGCCCCTACGACCGCATCCTCATGGGACACTTCGACGCCCCCGACTTCCTTTCTGCCGCCCTTGCCCATGCAAAGTCCGGCACCGTCCTCCACGTTCACGGCCTCGGCGACCGCACCGGAGACCTTACCGACACCCTGCAAGGAGCAGGTTTTAGGTATTCTCTCAGCGAACATAAAGTAAAGAAATATGCAAGCCGCACCTGGCACTGCGTATGGGACATAGAACTCAGATGA